One Ascaphus truei isolate aAscTru1 chromosome 12 unlocalized genomic scaffold, aAscTru1.hap1 SUPER_12_unloc_8, whole genome shotgun sequence genomic region harbors:
- the LOC142473878 gene encoding histone H2B 1.1-like, with the protein MPEPAKSAPAAKKGSKKAVTKTQKKDGKKRRKSRKESYAIYVYKVLKQVHPDTGISSKAMGIMNSFVNDIFERIAGESSRLAHYNKRSTITSREIQTAVRLLLPGELAKHAVSEGTKAVTKYTSAK; encoded by the coding sequence ATGCCTGAACCAGCCAAGTCTGCGCCAGCGGCCAAGAAGGGCTCTAAGAAAGCCGTGACCAAGACCCagaagaaggatgggaagaaGCGTAGGAAGAGCAGGAAGGAAAGTTACGCGATCTACGTGTACAAAGTGCTGAAGCAGGTTCACCCTGACACCGGCATCTCCTCCAAGGCCATGGGCATCatgaactcctttgtgaatgaTATCTTCGAGCGCATCGCAGGGGAATCGTCCCGTCTGGCTCATTACAACAAGCGCTCGACCATCACTTCCCGGGAGATCCAGACCGCTGTGCGCCTGCTGCTGCCGGGAGAGCTGGCCAAGCACGCCGTGTCCGAGGGCACCAAGGCGGTCACCAAGTACACCAGCGCCAAGTAA